Proteins co-encoded in one Juglans regia cultivar Chandler chromosome 16, Walnut 2.0, whole genome shotgun sequence genomic window:
- the LOC109002295 gene encoding probable receptor-like protein kinase At1g11050 — MNQVALLLFSICFLPLSLTMAAPSPPPNNVSTTACPMDLNYVLTIPWNTSLCQKFQPSNGSDNESPKTSCCQALLSLLGIALAQRLKETSLFQLPSLPVSTSCLQDFQSKLTSLSLPTSLVSSCFTPLQFVISPNICAEIESTQDWVAKVGLDTPLNSGCRQDLSDTSFCDSCVLAGFQVQRELIAIDGNTSHAKPCWYFTILYAAGIVNEFGPESVGAVTCIFALSLDSQVDSGSDRHYGLVFGLTGAGVAVLVMTCLLGLYFWFDRRWRKKKVEGSNLGYGDDLEEQGSNQRVRPNTGSIWFKIQDLEKATDHFSQKNFIGRGGFGMVYKGVLPNGTVVAVKKIVESDLHGYAEFCNEVEIISNLKHRNLVPLRGCCMIDGDEDYDERGNQRYLVYDYMPNGNLDDHLFPSADGGMGNKSLTWPQRKDIILDVAKGLAYLHHGVKPAIYHRDIKATNILLDVDMRARVADFGLVKQSREGQSHLTTRVAGTHGYLAPEYALYGQLTEKSDVYSFGVVVLEVMCGRKALDLSSGSPLAFLVTDWAWSLVKDGKVEEALDASLLNDRDSVNSNPKSIMERFVLVGILCAHVMVALRPTILDALKMLEGDIEVPPIPDRPMPLAHPSFYGDRNNFSISSAQSGPQLHSGDMLR, encoded by the coding sequence ATGAATCAGGTTGCTTTGCTGCTTTTCTCAATATGTTTTCTTCCTTTAAGTTTAACCATGGCAGCCCCCTCCCCTCCTCCCAATAACGTCTCCACGACCGCCTGCCCGATGGACCTCAACTACGTCTTGACAATCCCATGGAACACTTCACTCTGCCAAAAGTTTCAACCTTCAAACGGCTCCGACAATGAATCCCCCAAAACGTCTTGTTGTCAGGCTCTCTTATCCCTCCTTGGCATAGCTCTCGCCCAACGCCTGAAAGAAACATCTCTCTTCCAACTCCCTAGCCTCCCCGTCTCCACTTCTTGTCTCCAAGACTTCCAGTCCAAGCtcacctccctctccctccccacCAGCCTCGTTTCCTCGTGCTTTACCCCTTTACAGTTTGTCATTTCACCCAACATCTGTGCCGAAATAGAGTCCACTCAAGATTGGGTTGCCAAGGTTGGCCTCGACACTCCTCTGAACTCAGGTTGCCGGCAAGACCTCTCTGATACATCCTTCTGCGATAGCTGCGTGTTAGCTGGGTTCCAGGTTCAGCGTGAGTTGATTGCTATCGACGGTAATACCTCTCATGCTAAACCTTGCTGGTACTTTACTATTCTTTATGCTGCTGGTATTGTTAATGAGTTTGGACCTGAGAGTGTGGGTGCCGTGACTTGTATTTTCGCTTTATCGCTTGATTCACAAGTGGATTCGGGGAGTGATAGGCATTATGGTCTTGTTTTTGGGTTAACTGGAGCTGGGGTTGCGGTTTTGGTCATGACTTGTTTGTTGGGATTGTACTTTTGGTTTGATAGGAggtggaggaagaagaaagttgAGGGGTCGAATTTGGGTTATGGTGACGATTTAGAGGAACAGGGCTCTAACCAACGAGTGAGGCCGAATACAGGGTCGATTTGGTTCAAAATTCAGGACCTTGAGAAGGCAACTGATCATTTTTCACAGAAGAATTTTATCGGTCGTGGTGGTTTTGGAATGGTTTATAAAGGGGTTTTACCAAATGGAACTGTGGTCGCGGTGAAGAAGATTGTGGAATCTGATCTTCATGGATATGCTGAGTTTTGCAATGAGGTTGAGATTATTAGCAATTTGAAGCACCGGAATCTTGTTCCACTTAGAGGGTGTTGTATGATTGATGGGGATGAGGATTATGATGAGAGGGGAAATCAGAGGTACCTTGTATATGATTACATGCCAAATGGCAATCTTGACGACCATCTGTTTCCATCTGCTGATGGTGGAATGGGGAACAAATCATTGACCTGGCCTCAAAGAAAAGACATAATCTTGGATGTTGCGAAGGGGCTAGCTTATTTGCACCATGGAGTCAAACCAGCAATATATCATAGAGATATCAAGGCGACAAACATACTATTGGATGTGGATATGAGAGCAAGAGTGGCGGATTTTGGGCTTGTAAAGCAGAGCAGAGAAGGTCAGTCTCATCTCACAACCAGAGTGGCTGGAACCCATGGGTACTTGGCCCCGGAATATGCTCTTTATGGTCAGCTGACAGAGAAGAGTGATGTTTATAGCTTTGGAGTGGTGGTTTTGGAGGTAATGTGCGGGAGAAAAGCTCTTGATCTGTCATCAGGATCACCGCTAGCATTTCTAGTAACAGATTGGGCTTGGTCATTGGTAAAAGATGGAAAAGTAGAAGAGGCTTTAGATGCTTCTTTGTTGAATGATAGGGATTCTGTGAACTCAAATCCAAAGAGCATAATGGAGAGATTTGTGCTGGTTGGAATTTTGTGTGCTCATGTAATGGTTGCTTTGAGGCCAACTATTTTGGATGCCTTGAAAATGTTGGAAGGAGATATCGAGGTTCCTCCAATTCCTGATCGCCCAATGCCTCTTGCACACCCTTCATTTTATGGCGACCGTAATAACTTCAGCATATCATCGGCACAAAGTGGGCCACAATTACATAGTGGGGACATGCTCAGGTAA